GGTCTCTAAACATGAGAAAGTAAATGAATGCATTGCGTTGCTTTAGCATTGTACAGAAATTAATAATAATTACATGCTCCAATAGAGACCATTGAAAAAGATCGAGGCTATAGTAAGGATGGAGAAAATGCAGCAGGTCAAGGAGAAGCTAAAAGCGATTGGTGTTAGCGGTATGACGATATCTCAAGCGACTGGCTGGGGCAAAGAACGCGCACTACATTTGCAATTCGGCGGAAGAGCAGTTGATGTGGATCTTTTGCCGAAGACAAAGTTTGAGGTCATAATTGAAGATTCCAAAATAGAGGAGGTTGTTAGGACAATCCTAGATTCATCGCAAACTGGCGAGTATGGGGATGGTATTATTGTAGTTCAGGATGTGGATTATGCAATAAATATACGTACTGGCGAGAAGGCACTCCAAGAGTGATCAATTTTCAAATGTTAGAATTAGGGTAAAACATTTTAAAGGATTGAAAAAAGCCAACGTGTATGCCAATAGATAGTGGGGATACAACGTGGATGTTGCTGGCATCCAGTTTGGTATTACTCATGACTCCAGCGCTAGGGTTTTTTGAGGCGGGTCTTTTGCGTGTCAAGAACGCATTGTCTGTAATTATGCAATGTTTCTTTGGTCTCGCGTTGCTAAGCGTAATGTGGTTTATCTTTGGTTTCAGTTTAACGTTTGGCCCTGATATAGGTGGAATTGCGGGCACTCTTGAATGGACCTTTCTTAGCAATGTACCCGTAGAAGAACCTTTGGAACAGTACGCACCTACAATTCCTGGCATTCTATTTGCAAAATTCCAGATGATGTTTGCGGTTATAACACCATTACTTTTAACAGGAGCCATAGCTGAACGTATGAAGTGGAGTTCTTTTGCTATCTTCATCGTTGCATGGAGTCTCTTCATCTACTATCCTCTGGTACACTGGGTATGGGGCGATGGAGGATGGCTAAGGGAGCTGGGGGTTGCTGATTTTGCAGGCGGTATAGTGATACACACCAGTGCCGGTATGGGATCACTTGCAGCAGCATTGGTTTTGGGAAGGAGAAAGGACTTTGGCCCGGAAGTCATGACACCACATAATATCCCATTAGCTGTGCTAGGCTCCTCCCTTCTTTGGATCGGGTGGTTCGGGTTCAATGCAGGTAGCTCACTTGCTGCTGGAGGTCTGGCAGCTAACACGATAGTTACTACCCATATGGCATCTGCCGTATCATCTCTCGTATGGATATTCATGAGCTGGGCACGGACCGGCAAACCAAGTACAATCGCAGCTATAAACGGTGCAATAGCGGGGCTTGCTGGTATCACTCCCGCTTCAGGATTTGTCAGTGTGCAACACTCGTTCATCATTGGTATAGTTGTAGGAATTGCCTCGTATCTTGGCATAGTGTTCTTGAAGGAAAAATGGAAGGTCGATGACGCCCTTGATGTGAGCTCTGTACACGGTATAACTGGTATAATTGGTTCTATGGCAATAGGGATATTCGCAAGTCAGGCTGTCAATCCTGCAGGACCAGTCGGACTGCTTTTTGGTAACCCCATGCAGCTTGCAATACAAGGAGTTGGAGTTGGTGTTGCAGCCGGCATGGGATTCGGAGGAACAGTTCTTATACTTAAAATAATTGATGTTATAATGGGCCTAAGAGTTAAAGAGCAGACCGAAGATATAGGATTGGATATAGCAGAGCATGCAGAACGTGCTTACACAATCTAGACCTTGAATTTAATGGAGGCGCTACAAACCAATAGAAATTTCGCTGCAGTCCAAATATAATGCACATCACTCGATCATTGTCATCCACAAAACATTCCAAAGAGTGGCGATTCTAGAGGTTAGATCATGTATATAGGAAATGTGCATACACCAGCCATTTCCATTATGACATGTTCTTATACACTAATGGCTCGCCCGAAATCCTGTCATGCTGTCAAGTAAATGTAGGAGGATTTCAAAATAACATTTAAAGATCATGGAACTTTTGCAGGTGTTTGGCACTATAATATTGTTCTCCCATGCGAAATCGATCGATGCTTGCAGCTAGCCTGTCATTGAACGACTGCTGCTGCTTCAGGCCGATCTTGATTCCCTCTCCATCTTCTTATACTTTCTCTCTACCATCTCCTTGTTCATTGTTCTGTATGGTTCGTTG
Above is a window of Nitrososphaerales archaeon DNA encoding:
- a CDS encoding P-II family nitrogen regulator, whose amino-acid sequence is MKKIEAIVRMEKMQQVKEKLKAIGVSGMTISQATGWGKERALHLQFGGRAVDVDLLPKTKFEVIIEDSKIEEVVRTILDSSQTGEYGDGIIVVQDVDYAINIRTGEKALQE
- a CDS encoding ammonium transporter, with the translated sequence MPIDSGDTTWMLLASSLVLLMTPALGFFEAGLLRVKNALSVIMQCFFGLALLSVMWFIFGFSLTFGPDIGGIAGTLEWTFLSNVPVEEPLEQYAPTIPGILFAKFQMMFAVITPLLLTGAIAERMKWSSFAIFIVAWSLFIYYPLVHWVWGDGGWLRELGVADFAGGIVIHTSAGMGSLAAALVLGRRKDFGPEVMTPHNIPLAVLGSSLLWIGWFGFNAGSSLAAGGLAANTIVTTHMASAVSSLVWIFMSWARTGKPSTIAAINGAIAGLAGITPASGFVSVQHSFIIGIVVGIASYLGIVFLKEKWKVDDALDVSSVHGITGIIGSMAIGIFASQAVNPAGPVGLLFGNPMQLAIQGVGVGVAAGMGFGGTVLILKIIDVIMGLRVKEQTEDIGLDIAEHAERAYTI